One part of the Candidatus Krumholzibacteriota bacterium genome encodes these proteins:
- a CDS encoding T9SS type A sorting domain-containing protein — protein sequence MKQSSRAAILLLSLLVTGIPAKSQVTIVKDVVACGGGQTDGASWTIGHTVGQGTIGLVTTTDHRHGIGFWHLPWVYVTGAGEADETPLAYRLYQNVPNPFNPRTYIRLDMPRPSRVTVRIYDVTGRLVMTAHDGALGAGTHEIPVRASDLATGVYFYRVIAGGFAETRKMVVLR from the coding sequence ATGAAGCAGTCCAGTCGCGCTGCCATCCTGCTCCTGTCGCTGCTGGTGACGGGGATCCCGGCGAAGAGCCAGGTGACGATCGTCAAGGACGTCGTCGCGTGCGGAGGCGGTCAGACCGACGGCGCGTCATGGACGATCGGGCACACGGTCGGTCAGGGCACGATCGGTCTCGTCACGACGACCGATCACCGGCACGGGATCGGCTTCTGGCATCTGCCGTGGGTGTACGTCACCGGCGCCGGGGAGGCCGACGAAACGCCGCTCGCATACCGGCTCTACCAGAACGTTCCGAATCCGTTCAACCCGCGTACGTACATCCGTCTCGACATGCCGCGGCCCTCGCGCGTGACGGTGCGGATCTACGACGTGACGGGTCGGCTCGTCATGACTGCCCACGACGGGGCGCTCGGGGCCGGAACGCACGAGATCCCCGTTCGCGCATCGGATCTTGCGACTGGCGTCTATTTCTACCGCGTCATCGCCGGCGGGTTCGCGGAGACGAGAAAGATGGTCGTGCTCCGCTGA